DNA from Dietzia lutea:
TGTAGTTGACGGCGATGACGGAGTCCTCGTCGGCGACGGTCCACGGCACGGGCTGCGGCGAGGCGTTCGCGAGCCCCTCCTCGAGGGCCTCGGCGCGCGGGCCGAAGCGGGAGGCGTCGGGCTGGGTGCCGTCGGCGTCGGGCGCGACCAGGATGAGCCGCAGCGCGTCGGGGACCTCGTCGCCCAGGCCGGCGAGCAGGTCGGCGTCGGCGATGAGCACCTCGATGCCGGCGTGGTCGACGATGTAGGCGATCTCGGCCGGGGCCAGACGGGTGTTGAGGGCGACCACGGCGCCGCCGGCCAGCGGGACGGCGAACTGGGCGAGCAGGGCCTCCGCGGAGTTGGGGGCCAGGACGCCGACGCGATCGCCGCGCGCGACACCACGCATCTTCAGCAGCGAGGCCAGGCGGGTGGCCCGCTCGGCGAACTCGGCGTAGGTCTGGCGCCGCGGGCCGTCCACCACCGCGGTCGCGTCAGGTGAGACGCGCGCGGCCTTGGAGAGGAAGCTCAGCGGGGTCAGCGCGGTGTCGAGTCCGGAGTTCGCTGTCATCGGGGGTGTCCGCCTTCCGTCGGGCCGGGGCCGGGGCTGGTGCCCTCGCGGGCACGGGTGAGTGTCGTCACGGTATCGGCGGAGCGCGCTCCGCGAGCGGCGGTTCCCCCGGGCGTACCCCTGGGTCACCGGGCGCTCGGACTACGCTTACGCCCTGATCACTCTTTCGACGGGGGGACCTGTGGCACCGGCATCGTTACCGCGCACCGTGCGGTCCCTGGTCGTCGCCGGGTTCGCCCTCGCCGTGGCCTCGGGCTGCGCGTCGGACACACCGAGCGGGGACGCCCGCCTCGGCCAGGCCGCGAGCTGGTCGTCGGTGGCCGGTGGCCCGCCGAACTCGTCTCGGGCGCACGCCGGGGTGTCGGACTCCCCCGAGCTCCTCTGGTCGCGCACGCTGGGCGCCCCGGCGATCGGGGTGGCCTCCTCCGACGGGATCGGCACCTCGTTCCAGGCGACGGTCTCCGAGCGCGGCTGTAACCTCTTCGCCCTCACCGCCGACGACGGCCGCAAGCGGTGGTGCTCGCGGATGCCGACGGACGGCCCGCGCATCACGGCGACGGTCGACGGGCGCGGCTCGCTGTTCGTGCCGGCGTACGGCGGGGTCGCGGCGGTGGCCGCCGAGGGTGAGAACCGGTGGTTCGCCGCTACCCGCGGCGTGCCGACCACCGTGACGTTGATGGACAACCGCCACCTGCTGCTCGTCTCCCACCTCGGGGTCGCTCGCGTCGTCAACGCCCACACGGGTCTGGACGTCACCCCCGAGCTGCGCATCACCGGCGACGTCGCGACGGACGACCCGGCCTACGGTCTGCCGTGGTGCGCCACCGGTGCGCGGGGATGTCCGGTGCCGGCGACCGCGGCCGTGGACACCGACGCGGCCACGGCGTACCTCACCGCGTGGACGCCGGGCACGGCGGATCCGGAGCTGGTCGCCGTGCGGCTGGTCGGTGACGAGCGGCCCGCCCTGGAGGTCCTGTGGCGCGTCCCCCTGGCCGAGGGTCGGCTGGGCGTGCCGGTGGTCCTGTCGGGCGACCGGGACGAGGTCTACGTGCACGCCGCGGACGGCGCCCTCGCCGCGTACCGGGCGGCCGACGGCGCCGCCCTGTGGACGACGCCGGTCGGGTACCGCCCGGACGCCTCGCCGGCGTTGCTGCCCGACGGCACCCTGGTCACCGCGGGGCGCACGACGACCGTGTGGAGGGGTCCCGACGACGAGCACGACGACGACGCGGGCCCGGCGCCCGTGGTGGCCGTCCGCCCGGTCGACGGGACCGGCCGCGAGGTCTGGCGCCGGGACGACCTGCAGCAGCTCACCAACCCGGCCGCGACCCCGGACGGGCAGGTGGTCGTGGCCGTGCGCGCGGGCGGTGGCGGGGACGAGCCCGGCATCGCCGTGCACGTGCTCGACGGCGGCGACGGGCGGACCGTCCACCGGCTCGAGGTGCCCGCGGCATCGGGTCCCGTGTCGGGACTCAGCGTCGATTCGGACGGCCGGATCGCGCTGACGACCGCGATGGGCGCCGTCTACATGTTCGGCTGATCCCCGGCGGCCCGGGTCCGGGGCCCGCACACGAACACCACGGCCGACGTGCCGATGCGGGTGACCACCAGCGCCAGCGGCCGCGAACCCGACAGCGACAGCGAGCGACGCAGCACGTCCGGGTCGGTGTCGACGCCGCGCACGAGGATCTCCAGCGACCCGCAGTCCCGCGCGCGTAGGGCGCGACGCAGCTGCTTGCGGTCCAGCCGACACCGCTCGAGCACCTCGAACCCGCTGTGGCCCGGAGGGATCCGCGGCCCGGTCAGGTGCGCGATCCGCGGGTCGAGCTGGCGGAGCCCGTGCCTGCGGGCCCAGTGCCGCACGAGCCCCGCCCGGACGACCGCCCCGTCGGGATCCACGATGAACCGCTCGGGTTCGGGGTGGGCGTCGACCTCGTCGTCGTCGCCGTCGGTCACCTCCTCCACGTGCACGGCGACGCCGTCCGCGGTCAGGCGCGCCGGCCCCCACGGGCCCGGCGCCCCGGCGGCCGCGGTACGCACGACCGTCGCGCGGCGCCGCACGCCCCCCGACAGGCCCGGCGACCACAGGCAGGCCTCGCGTACCGAGCCGTCGAGGGAGACCAGCTCGACCTCGCCCTCGTGGCCGAGGGCGGACGTGTCGAGCCCGGGTGCGCACTTGATGACGTGGTCGCGGCCCGCGGCCCCGGCGAGGAGGTCCGGAAGCGGTGGGCTGAGTTGCGCCGGGTCGTGGATGCGGCGACCCCCGGCGCGGCGTGCGGGATCGGCCACCAGCACGGCCTCGCGGCTCGGCGGGGCGAGCGCGTCGGCGACGCACACCAGCGCCTCGGGCACGTTGTGGGCGGCCATCCGCGCGCGCACCGGGTCGAGGTCCGAGCCGATCACCCGGCCGGCCGTGCGGACGAGCTCGGTGAGCTCGGCGCCGACCGAGCACGTCACGTCGTGGACGTCCCGACCCGCCAGGCGCTCGGCACGGAGGGCCGCGACGGGCCAGGCCGTGGCCTGCTGCACGGCCTCGTCGGTGAGGAGCATCGCCCCCGCCCCGCGGATCCGGCCCCGCGCGCGGGCGCGGGCGGTGACGACGTCGATCGCCGCGGCCGCGTGCTCGGCGTCCGCGCGGCGGACGGTCGCCGTCGAGGACACGACGCACGCACGCGACCAGTCGAGGCCGGCGGCGAGGTCGATCAGGTCGCGGCCGGCGTCGGTGCGCAGGAAGTCCAGGTCCTCGGGGGTCACCGCCGCAAGGTTAGTTCCCGCCGGGCGCGATGGCCCGCGGGGTGGCGAGGACCTCCGCGACATCCGAGGCGGACGCCAGATCCGACAGCACGTCGAGGGTCGGCCGGAGCATCCCGAGGTGGCCGAGGATGCCGGCTTGTGCCGCGTCGTCCGCGCGGATCCACTCGGCGGCCCGGGCCTCGCTCGTCCCGCCGTCGGGTTCTGTCCCCTCCGGCAGCGCGGCCACGAAGAACAGCGTGTCGTAGCGCCGCGGCGGCCCGACCGGGGTCGTCCAGCGGTCCCACGGCCGCAGCAGGTGCGCGGACAGCACCAGGTCGTGCGCGGCCAGGAGTGAGTCGAGGTCGCCGTGCCCCGCGTCGAGCGCGCGCCGCTCGGCGACGCCGGGCGGGGCCGGGGGCGGGGGCGGTGCCGGTGACGTCGACAAGGGGGTGGCGCCCGCCGGCTCGGCGAGCAGGACGCCGGTCTCCTCGAACAGCTCGCGGGCGACCCCCCGGACGGCCGCGGCGGCGCGGTCGACGTCGATCCCGAACCGCTCGGCCCACCACTGCGGAGCGGGCCCGCGCCAGGGCCGCGTGCCGTGGTAGTCGCGCGGCTCCACCCCGCCGCCGGGGAAGACCGACATTCCGGCAGCGAACTGCATCGTCGACACGCGGTGCTGCAGGAACACCTCGACTCCCCCGCCGACCCGGGCGTCGCGGATCAGCGCGACCGTCGCCGCCTCACGGATCGGCACCGCCCCCGGCTCATAGGCCGCAGGAGCGTCGCCGCCGCCCACCACGCGCGACGACCCGGACGAACCCGCCACCCCGGTCATCCCCGTCGGTGCCGGCCCGATCGGCGGGCACGGCGGGCGAAGTAGCGGCCGTCGATCGCGTCGACCGTGATCGACTGCGCGAAGGCCCGGCTGAGGTTCTCGGAGGTGATCACGTCGTCGATGAGCCCCATGGCGGTCACCTCGCCCTCCGCCAGCAGCATGGCGTGGGTGAATCCCGGGGGGATCTCCTCGACGTGGTGGGTCACCAGGACCGTCGCGGGCGCGTCCGGGTCCATGGCCATGTCCCCGAGCCGGGCGACGAGATCCTCGCGGCCCCCGACGTCCAGTCCCGCTCCGGGCTCGTCGAGCAGCAGCAGCTCGGGGTCGGTCATCATGGCTCGCGCGATGAGCACGCGCTTGCGCTCGCCCTCCGAGAGGGTGCCCCACGTCCGGTCGGCGAGATGCTCGGCACCGATCGATTCGAGGGTGTCGGCGGCGCGGGCGAAGTCCTGCTCGTCGTACTTCTCCCGCCACCGACCCAGGACCGCGTACCCGGCCGAGATGACGAGATCGCTCACCACCTCGTCGCCGGGGATCCGGCCCGCGACGGCGACCGACGACAGGCCGACCCGGCTGCGCAGCTCGGTCACCTCCGTCCGACCGAGCTGTTCGCCGAGGACGACCGCGGTGCCGGTGCTCGGGTACTCCAACGCCGAGGCGATCCTCAGCAGCGAGGTCTTGCCCGCGCCGTTGGGGCCGAGTACCACCCACCTCTCGTCGAGTTCGACCTGCCAGGTCAGTGGCCCCACGAGGGTCTTGTCGTCCCGCCGGAGCGAGACGTCACGCAGGTCGAGAACGAGGTCGGGGTCGATGTCGATGGCGGTGCTCACGCTGCCCATCTAACCGGTTATCGCGGTCCCGGGTGGTGAGGAACACGGCTCGCGCGGGTTAACCGGAGATGACGGCCCTGAAGGATCGGCCCGACTTCGCTAGCGTCGACGGTGACGGACGTCGCCACCTCGCGGCGCCGACCCGCAGCCGGAAGGAGCACCGACGTGAACGACCGTCTTGCCATCGACGAGGTCCGTCCCCTCGTCTCCTGCGGGAGGTTCCCGTCGAAATCGGTGGTCGGCGAGATACTGCCGATCTCCGCCGTCGTCTGGAGGGAGGGGCACGACGCCCTGTCCGCCAGCCTCGTGGTCCGGCGACCCGGCGGCCTCTCCTCGCGCACCACCATGGAGCCCGGGGCCGAACCCGACACCGTGCACGCCCTGCTCCCCACCGATGTGCCCGGCATGTGGTCGTTCCGCGTGGAGGCCTGGTCCGACCCCTTCGCCACCTGGCGCAGCGGCATCACCAAGAAGATGGACGCGGGTCAGGACGCCGACGTGCTGGGCAACGAGTTCGAGGTGGGCGCGCGCGTGCTCGACCTCGCTGTCACTCGGGCCACCACCGCCGGTGAGGCCGACCGCGCCGACCTGCTCTCCGGGGCCGCCGATGCGCTGCGCGGTGACGGCGACGCGGCCACCCGCACCGAGCGGGCCCTGTCGGCGGAGGTCGCCGCTGCCCTCGCCGCCGACCCGGTGCGCGAACTGGTCACCGTCGGGCAGACGCACCGCGTGTGGGTCGATCGCCGCGAGGCACAGTTCAGCTCCTGGTACGAGTTCTTCCCCCGCTCCACCGGCGGCTGGGACGCCGAGGGCCGGCCCGTCCACGGCACCTTCACCACGTCGCGGGCGTACGTCGACCACGCCGCCGACCTCGGATTCGACGTGGTGTACCTGCCGCCCATCCACCCCATCGGGGAGATCAACCGCAAGGGCCGCAACAACACGCTGACCCCCGACCCGGACGACGTGGGGTCGCCGTGGGCCATCGGCTCACGGGACGGCGGCCACGACGCCGTGCACCCCGACCTCGGCACCACCGAGGACTTCCGCGGTCTCGTCGAGTACGCGGGCGAACGCGGGGTCGAGGTCGCGCTCGACCTCGCACTGCAGTGCGCTCCCGACCACCCCTGGGCCGCCGAGCACCCCGAGTGGTTCACCGTCCTGCCCGACGGGCACATCGCCTACGCCGAGAACCCGCCCAAGAAGTACCAGGACATCTACCCGATCAACTTCGACACCGACCCCGAGGGCATCTACGCCGAGGTGCTGCGCGTGGTCAGGCACTGGACGTCACTGGGCGTGCGGATCTTCCGCGTGGACAACCCGCACACCAAGCCCGCCGACTTCTGGAACCGGCTCATCAGCGAGGTCAAGCGCACCGAGCCCGACGTGCTGTTCCTCGCCGAGGCGTTCACCCGACCGGCCCGGCTGTTCGGGCTCGCCAAGCGCGGGTTCTCGCAGTCGTACACGTACTTCACGTGGAAGACCACCAGGGCCGACCTGGTCGAGTTCTGCGAGCAGCTGCTGGCCCACGTCGACGAGGCGCGGCCCAACATGTTCACCAACACGCCGGACATCCTGCACGAGTCGCTGCAGCGCGGCGGCCCGGCGATGTTCGCGATCCGCGCCGCCCTCGCCGCGACCCTCTCGCCCGCCTGGGGCGTGTACTCCGGCTTCGAGCTCTACGAGTGGCAGCCGGTCACCGACGGCAGCGAGGAATACCTCGACTCGGAGAAATACGAACTGCGGCCCCGCGACTTCGCCGCCGCCGAGGCCGCCGGACAGTCGCTGGCGCCCTGGCTGCGCGCGCTCAACCGGATCCGGCGCGAGCACCCCGCGCTCCAGCAGCTGCGGACCCTGCACTTCCACGACGTCGACAACGACCAGATCATCGCCTACTCCAAGGTCGACCCCGCCACCGGGGACACCGTCCTGACGGTGGTGACCCTGGACTCCCTCGGCATCCAGGAGGGAACCCTGCACCTGGACATGGCGGCGCTCGGCTACGACGACGACGCACGGTTCAGCGTGCGCGACGAGGTGTCGGGGAACGAGTTCCACTGGGGGTCGAGCAACTACGTCCGGCTCGAGCCGTGGTCCGCCGTCGCGCACATCGTCTCGATCCCACCCTGCCCCGAAGCACGTAGGGTCGAACTGTCCTACCGAACGCACACCGTGGATTGAGGCGAACGACCATGGGAAAGCACAAGAAGCAGGACCCCGCGACCGCCCGGCCCCGGCCGGAGAAGACCTCGTCGTCGTCGCCGTCATCCCCGGCGACTCCCGCGACACCCGAACCGGCCGCGCCGGCGGCGACTCCCGCGGCGGCCACGCCGACCCCGGCGCCCACGGTGACCCCGGCGCCCACACCGGCCGCGGCGCCGCGGCCCACGCCCCTCACCGGCGAGGTCCTCGGCCGGCTCCGCGCGGGCACCCACCACGACCCCCACTCGGTCTACGGCACGCACCGCGACGGCGACGGCTCCGTCGTGCGCACCATGCAGCCGGGCGCGGTGTCCGTCGAGATCGACTTCGGTGACCGGACGGTCCCGATGGAGCCCGTCTCCGACGGCCTGTTCCATGCCGCCCTGCCCGAGGCCGAGGTCCCCGACTACCGCTTCCGCGTCGCCTACGCGGACGGCCACACCCGGACCGTCGCCGACGGCTACCGGTTCCTGCCGACCCTCGGCGAGGTGGACCTGCACCTCATCGGTGAGGGGCGCCACGAGCGCCTCTGGGACGTCCTCGGTGCGCACGTCCGCACCTACGACTCCCCCGGCGGGCCGGTCACCGGCACGTCCTTCGCCGTGTGGGCGCCCAACGCCCGCGGCGTCAGCGTCGTCGGCGAGTTCTGCGGCTGGAACCCCGTGGCGCTGCCCATGCGCTCGATCGGCTCCTCCGGCGTGTGGGAACTGTTCGTCCCCGACGTCGGCGACGGCGCCGTCTACAAGTACCGCGTCCGTGGCGCCGACGGGCGGACCGTCGACCACGCCGACCCCATGGCCGTCGCGACCGAGGTGCCCCCCGCCACCGGGTCGAAGGTGTTCACCTCCGCCTACGAGTGGAACGACGACGAGTGGATCGCGGCCCGCGCGACCCGCGACCACTCCCGCTCCCCGATGACCATCCTCGAGGTCCACGTCGGCTCCTGGCGCCCCGGACTCGACTACCGCGAGTTCGCGCACCAGCTCGCCGAGCACGTCCTCGAGACAGGGTTCACGCACGTGGAGCTGATGCCCGTCGCCGAGCACCCCTTCGGCGGGTCGTGGGGCTACCAGGTCTCCGGCTATTTCGCCCCCACCAGCAGGTTCGGCTCCCCGGACGACCTGCGCTACGTGATCGACCACCTGCACTCACACGGCATCGGGGTCCTCGTGGACTGGGTCCCCGCGCACTTTCCCAAGGACGAGTGGTCCCTCGGCCGGTTCGACGGCACCCCGCTGTACGAGCACGGCGACCCCCGGCGCGGCGAACAGCCCGACTGGGGCACCTACGTGTTCGACTTCGGTCGGCGCGAGGTCCGCAACTTCCTCGTGGCCAACGCCCTGTACTGGGCCGACGAGTTCCACGTCGACGGCCTCCGCGTGGACGCCGTCGCCTCGATGCTCTACCTCGACTACTCCCGAGACGAGGGACAGTGGACGCCCAACATCCACGGCGGCCGCGAGAACCTCGAGGCCATCTCGTTCCTCCAGGAGGTCAACGCCACCGTCCACCGCAAGCACCCCGGCGTCCTCACCGTCGCCGAGGAGTCCACCTCGTGGGGCGGCGTCACCTCCCCCACCTACACCGGCGGCCTCGGCTTCTCCATGAAGTGGAACATGGGCTGGATGAACGACACCCTCCAGTACGTGGGCATGGACCCGATCTACCGCGGCTACCACCACGGCGAGATCACCTTCTCGCTCATGTACGCCTGGAGCGAGCGCTTCGTCCTCCCCCTCAGCCACGACGAGGTCGTCCACGGGAAGGGCTCCATGTGGGAACGCATGCCCGGGTCCTCGTGGGACCGCGCCGCCGGGATCCGGAGTCTCTACGCCTACATGTGGGCCCACCCCGGCAAGAAGCTCGTCTTCCAGGGCCTCGAGTTCGGCCAGACCACCGAGTGGAACGCCGAGCGCGGAGTCGCGTGGGACGACCTCGAGGGCTGGGAGGGCGAGTACCACCGCGGCATCCGCGACTGCGTGCGCGACCTCAACGCGCGCTACGCCGAGAACCCCGGGCTGTGGGCGCTCGACGACGACCCCTCCGGCTTCTCGTGGATCGACGCCAACGACTCCGAGCACAACACGCTGTCGTTCCTGCGCACCGACCACGACGGCAGCACCATCGCGTGTGTGGTGAACTTCTCCGGCGCGCCGCTCGGCGACTACCGCATCGGCCTCCCCGAGGGCGGGTACTGGGAGGAGATCCTCAACACTGATGCCGAGGCCTACGAGGGGTCCGGAGCTGGCAACTACGGCGGCGTCCACGCCGAGCAGGTCTCCCACCACGGGCGGCCGTACTCCGCCGCGATCACGGTCGGCTCCCGCGCGACCGTGTGGTTCCGCCACACCGCCACCGGATAGCGGAGAGCCGTCGGCGGACTCCCGGGTAGGGGCCGCCGACGGCTCGGCGCATCTCCGGTGGCCCGCCCGGGAGCCACCGGTGACGCGTCAGTACAGGGCGCTCGCCAGGTCGCGGCGCGCGGCCAGCACGCGCGGATCATCCGCCGGCAGCGCGTCGAGGAGCTCGAGGAGCCTCGCGCGCAGTGCGGCACGGTCGTCGCCGGCCGTGACGCGGACAGCGCCGACCAGGCCGGAGAACGCGGTCTCGTACTCCCCGGCCACGAGCGCCGCGTCCGCGGCCCGCAGCGCCTCGGGCACCGTTCCCTCACCCGCGTCCGCGTCCTCCGCCACGCGCCGCGCAGCCCCGACGTACCGCAGCGCCTCCACGAGCGTGTGTTCGCCCGGCCGCGCGTCCACGAGCGCGGTGAAGCGCTCCTCGGCGGTCGCGAGATCGCCCTCGGCCAACGCCTCCTCGGCGGCGTCCCGCTCGGGATCGGACGCCTCGTCGGGCTCGGTCTCCCCGGCCTCCGGGGCGGGGCCGCTGAGCTTGCCCTCGGTCGCGCGGAGCACGGCCGCGAGCCACTGGCGGAGGGCGTCCTCGGGCTGCTCGCCCTCGAAGTCCGCGAGCGGCCGCCCGGCCGCCACGGCGTAGACCGTCGGCACCGCCCGCGCCTGCAGGGCCTGCGCGATGCCCGGGGCCACGTCGACGTCGACCGTCGCGTGGACCCACTGGCCCCCGGCCTCCTCTGCCAGGGCCGCCAGCGTCGCCGTCAGAGCCGTAGGTGCCCGCTGCGACACCAACTCGAGGATCACCGGCACCTGCGCGGAGCGGACGAGGACCTCCTGCTCGAAGGAGGCCTCGTCCACCTCCACCCGGACCGGCGAGCCCCCGGCCTGCGGCGGACCGCCCTGACCCGGGGCGCGACCGGCGGTGGCCGCGTCCCGGCGGGTCTCGGCCCGCTTCTTCAGGCCGGAGAGATCGACGGCGCCGGCGAGCGACGCCGCGAGCTTCTGCTCGGCGGCGGACTGGGGTCGGTTACCTGGTCTCGTCACGTATCCGATCCTGCCACGATGCCTGGACGGGGGTGTCAGCCGGCCGCGGGCACCCGGATGAGCAGGGCGTCGCCCTGGCCGCCGCCGCCACACAGCGCGGCCGCGCCGAGCCCGCCGCCCCGCCGGGCGAGCTCGAGCGCCAGGGTGAGGACGACGCGGTTACCGGACACACCGATCGGGTGGCCGATCGAGATGGCGCCGCCGTTGACGTTGACCTTGTCCGAGCTCAGCTCGAGCATCCGGGTCGAGTGCAGACCGACGGAGGCGAAGGCCTCGTTGAACTCGAACAGCTCGATGTCCTTGACGTCGATGTCCGAACGCCTGCAGGCGTCGAGGACCGCGTCGGCGGGCTGGTGCTGCAGCGTCGAGTCCGGACCGGCGACGGTCCCGTACCCGACGATCTCGGCCAGGACGGTCCAGCCCTCGGCCTCGGCACGCGCGGCGCTGGTGACGATGACCGCGGAGGCACCGTCGGAGATCTGCGACGACGATCCGGCCGTGATGGTGCCGTCCTTGGAGAACGCCGGCTTGAGCTTGGCCATCGACTCGGGAGTGGAGTCGGCGCGCACCCCCTCGTCGGTGTCCACGACGGTCTCGCCCTTGCGGCCCTTGACCGTGACCGGCACGATCTCGTCGGCGAACCGGCCCTCCGCAGCGGCGGCGGCCGCACGCTGGTGGGAGATCGCGGCGAACTCGTCCTGGTGCTCACGGGTGATCTCGAGCTCGACGTTGCGGGCCTCGGTGAGCGCGCCCATCGGCTGGTCGGTCGGCACGTCGTGCAGGCCGTCGAAGGCCATGTGGTCGAGGACCTCGATGGAGCCGTACTTGTAGCCGGCGCGGCTCTTGGGCAGCAGGTGCGGGGCCTGCGACATGGACTCCTGGCCGCCCGCGACGACGACCTCGGAGTGGCCCGAGCGGATCGCCTGGTCGGCGAGCGCGATGGCGGTGAGCCCGGACAGGCACATCTTGTTGATGCTCAGCGCGTCGACACGCTTGGGGATCCCGGCGGCCAACGCCGCCTGCCGCGCGGGCATCTGACCGTTGCCGGCGGACAGCACCTGACCCATGATCACCTGGTCGACGGCGTCCACGGGGACTTTCCCGCGCTCGAGGGCGGCGCGGATCGCGATGCCGCCGAGCTCGGGCGCGGACAGGGATGACAGACCTCCCTGCAGGCGGCCGAACGGGGTGCGGGCACCGGCGACGATGACGGTGCGGGTGGGGTCGGCGGTCATGGGACACCTTCCGATCGAGGGGAAACGACTGTACTGGCCAAACTACCGGGAAGGGGGAACGGATAACGTGGCAGGTATGACCACTACCCCAATCGGCCAACCCCTGCTGCCCTCCGAGCTCGTCGTGGCGATCGACCATGTCGGCGTGGCGGTACCCGACTTCGACGCCGCGGTGACGTGGTACCGCGACAACCTGGGCATGGAGAACCTCCACGAGGAGGTCAACGAGGAGCAGGGCGTGCGCGAGGCGATGCTCGGCTCCCCCGGTCGCCCCGAGGGCAGCGCCCTGCTCCAGATCCTCGCACCGCTCGACGAGACGTCGACCATCGCCAAGTTCATCGACCGCAACGGGCCCGGTATCCAGCAGATGGCGGTCCGTGTCACCGACATCGACGCGATCACCGGGCACCTCACCGGCCGCGGCGTCCGGGTCCTGTACCCCGCGCCCAAGCGGGGCACGGCGGACTCCCGCATCAACTTCGTGCACCCGAAGGACGCGGGCGGCGTGCTGCTCGAACTGGTCGAGCCCGCCGCCGACCAGCACTAGGCGCGACGACCGTGCCCGCGGCTAGGGTGGGAGCATGTCGAGCATGCACACACCCCCGACGTCCGTCGAGCCGTTCGCGGTGGTGCGCAAGGGTTTCGACCGCGAGCAGGTGACGGCCGCCCTCTCCCGACTCGAGGCCGAGACGGAGCTCCTGCGGGCTGACCGCGACGCCGCCGTCGCCCGTGCCGACAGGGCCGCGGCGGACGCCGAGCGGGCACGTACCCGCGTGAGCGAACTCGAGGCCCGCGTCGCGGAGTTGGGGCGGGCACCGGTCACCAGCGACCAGATGTCGGATCGCCTGTCCACCATGCTCTCGCTCGCCACCGCCGAGGCCGCGGCCATTCGTGACGCCGCACTGGCCGTTGCCGATCACGTCCGCACGGAGGCCGACGAGGAGGCATGGCGACTCCGCGAGACCGCAGCCGCCGAACTGGCGGAGGTCCGCGGCCGTGCCGCCGCCGTCCGCACCGAACACACCGGCGTGCTCGCCGCGGCCCGTACGCGGGCGGACGAGATCGTCCGCGCCGCCCAGCGCGAGGCGAGAGCACTCGACGAGGAGGCCGCCCGTCGCCGGGAGCAGATCGACGAGGATCTCCGGCTCGCGTCCGATCTGCGCCGCAGCGAATCGCTGCGCGAGGAGCGCGAGCGTCACGACGCCGCGCTCGCCGCCGCCGACGCGACCCTTCGGGAGGCTCAGGAGGAGGCGCGCAGGATCGTCGACCGCGCCCGGGACGAGGCGGAGAGCATGACGGCGCGGGCACGCGCGCACGTCGAGGAACTACGAGAGCTCCGCCAGCGAGTGATCGGTGATCTCAGCGCGATCCGCGCGAGGCTCGAACCCGTCCCCGGCACCGAGGGCGACGAGCTGTTCGAGCTGCCGCCCGAACCGGGGCTCAGCTCCAGCGACGAGTGAGGCCGCGACGGCCGCGGCCGGACCAGCATCCGGCGTGCCAGTGCCGTCGCTCGTCGTCGCCGCCCGGCCGGTCGGGCCACGCGACCACGTGAGGTGTTCCCGCGGTGACGAGGTGATCGCAGCCGGGGCACCGGTAGTCCTTCGCGGCCCGTGCCGCCGGGATCCTCCGGACGTGGTACTGATCGGGATCGCCGGCGGGGCCGGCCTCGAGCGCCGCGCCCCCGAGGCCGTCCCGCCGGGGCGCGGGGCGGTCGCCGCCGTCGCGCCGGTGTCTCCTGGGCATCGGTCGACCCCGGTCAGAAGAGTCGTAGGTCGGAGGACTCGATGCCGCGGAGCGTGTCGTAATCCAGGGTCACGCACCGGATCCCCCGGTCCGTGGCGAGGGTGCGGGCCTGCGGCTTGATGACCTGGGCGGCGAAGATCCCGGTCACCGGGGCGAGCAGCGGGTCACGGTTGAGCAGCTCCAGGTACCGGGTGAGCTGCTCCACGCCGTCGATCTCACCCCGACGCTTGATCTCCACCGCCACGGTC
Protein-coding regions in this window:
- a CDS encoding PQQ-binding-like beta-propeller repeat protein, coding for MRSLVVAGFALAVASGCASDTPSGDARLGQAASWSSVAGGPPNSSRAHAGVSDSPELLWSRTLGAPAIGVASSDGIGTSFQATVSERGCNLFALTADDGRKRWCSRMPTDGPRITATVDGRGSLFVPAYGGVAAVAAEGENRWFAATRGVPTTVTLMDNRHLLLVSHLGVARVVNAHTGLDVTPELRITGDVATDDPAYGLPWCATGARGCPVPATAAVDTDAATAYLTAWTPGTADPELVAVRLVGDERPALEVLWRVPLAEGRLGVPVVLSGDRDEVYVHAADGALAAYRAADGAALWTTPVGYRPDASPALLPDGTLVTAGRTTTVWRGPDDEHDDDAGPAPVVAVRPVDGTGREVWRRDDLQQLTNPAATPDGQVVVAVRAGGGGDEPGIAVHVLDGGDGRTVHRLEVPAASGPVSGLSVDSDGRIALTTAMGAVYMFG
- a CDS encoding NUDIX hydrolase, whose translation is MAGSSGSSRVVGGGDAPAAYEPGAVPIREAATVALIRDARVGGGVEVFLQHRVSTMQFAAGMSVFPGGGVEPRDYHGTRPWRGPAPQWWAERFGIDVDRAAAAVRGVARELFEETGVLLAEPAGATPLSTSPAPPPPPAPPGVAERRALDAGHGDLDSLLAAHDLVLSAHLLRPWDRWTTPVGPPRRYDTLFFVAALPEGTEPDGGTSEARAAEWIRADDAAQAGILGHLGMLRPTLDVLSDLASASDVAEVLATPRAIAPGGN
- a CDS encoding maltotransferase domain-containing protein, producing the protein MNDRLAIDEVRPLVSCGRFPSKSVVGEILPISAVVWREGHDALSASLVVRRPGGLSSRTTMEPGAEPDTVHALLPTDVPGMWSFRVEAWSDPFATWRSGITKKMDAGQDADVLGNEFEVGARVLDLAVTRATTAGEADRADLLSGAADALRGDGDAATRTERALSAEVAAALAADPVRELVTVGQTHRVWVDRREAQFSSWYEFFPRSTGGWDAEGRPVHGTFTTSRAYVDHAADLGFDVVYLPPIHPIGEINRKGRNNTLTPDPDDVGSPWAIGSRDGGHDAVHPDLGTTEDFRGLVEYAGERGVEVALDLALQCAPDHPWAAEHPEWFTVLPDGHIAYAENPPKKYQDIYPINFDTDPEGIYAEVLRVVRHWTSLGVRIFRVDNPHTKPADFWNRLISEVKRTEPDVLFLAEAFTRPARLFGLAKRGFSQSYTYFTWKTTRADLVEFCEQLLAHVDEARPNMFTNTPDILHESLQRGGPAMFAIRAALAATLSPAWGVYSGFELYEWQPVTDGSEEYLDSEKYELRPRDFAAAEAAGQSLAPWLRALNRIRREHPALQQLRTLHFHDVDNDQIIAYSKVDPATGDTVLTVVTLDSLGIQEGTLHLDMAALGYDDDARFSVRDEVSGNEFHWGSSNYVRLEPWSAVAHIVSIPPCPEARRVELSYRTHTVD
- a CDS encoding THUMP-like domain-containing protein; the encoded protein is MTPEDLDFLRTDAGRDLIDLAAGLDWSRACVVSSTATVRRADAEHAAAAIDVVTARARARGRIRGAGAMLLTDEAVQQATAWPVAALRAERLAGRDVHDVTCSVGAELTELVRTAGRVIGSDLDPVRARMAAHNVPEALVCVADALAPPSREAVLVADPARRAGGRRIHDPAQLSPPLPDLLAGAAGRDHVIKCAPGLDTSALGHEGEVELVSLDGSVREACLWSPGLSGGVRRRATVVRTAAAGAPGPWGPARLTADGVAVHVEEVTDGDDDEVDAHPEPERFIVDPDGAVVRAGLVRHWARRHGLRQLDPRIAHLTGPRIPPGHSGFEVLERCRLDRKQLRRALRARDCGSLEILVRGVDTDPDVLRRSLSLSGSRPLALVVTRIGTSAVVFVCGPRTRAAGDQPNM
- a CDS encoding ABC transporter ATP-binding protein, translating into MGSVSTAIDIDPDLVLDLRDVSLRRDDKTLVGPLTWQVELDERWVVLGPNGAGKTSLLRIASALEYPSTGTAVVLGEQLGRTEVTELRSRVGLSSVAVAGRIPGDEVVSDLVISAGYAVLGRWREKYDEQDFARAADTLESIGAEHLADRTWGTLSEGERKRVLIARAMMTDPELLLLDEPGAGLDVGGREDLVARLGDMAMDPDAPATVLVTHHVEEIPPGFTHAMLLAEGEVTAMGLIDDVITSENLSRAFAQSITVDAIDGRYFARRARRSGRHRRG